aaagggcaatatatcaaagacaggcataagttcttagcaccgtcaatagtcactctgtaactcgagtctataccacgaggtagggaaggtaatcgaaccggtatcttggctcaccggttaatattaataaaacatggccaagacacaacacaaccctagcctaaaatctgcgcagacctagacatgcggatacacaccaccgcacccaagacccacaatttttctaaaacaaagtgagtaccctaaggagtccaccaaagggttggctagtacttaagctgaccacttactaacaaaataagtaacgaggtcatgccccaacttggatataaatccactagtcaggaacacaaaggctattaagcagtgaacatatactcgtcagagactataaagacctatctatgatgaaggccgaaacactcacctaggacctagtcccagctagtcccagcttgaatactttagcccacaccacacaagacaagtaagacacccacttaaccataagagcaaagagtccaacttaccaacataaatgctaacattctatcatgtgaaaggctatataaatgtctatttagcagaacaatccaacaatattaaaggcttcagggaatctagggccgtttttacaatataagaaactattaaattcaaccaactatacatgtgactaaaaacttgataaatggcctaaaacaagaaaaaggccgattatccaattcatataaaatttcatccaaccgaatttttacccgtaaccccagccctgcgacaggtacgggttaaattgcggctgaccaatcactcgattgactgacatcgaatcagtcaaagggactaaggctcagttttcggcacaatcaacaaaacattacaattagcactataaaatttattttgagcctattcattacaattttattttataatctatcctaacatgtgcaactactaaTATAAACTTAATTTtgaccattaacataatttttactactaatgtgacattaattcgtcgagtaactcggaatagttaccttaagctagcaaagagacaagcaataaacttgagaaagcttctaaaacccaaaattactcttcatcttcaaccacatatgaagcacctaaaataattatgtgaaaggacgatattaacgaattatcgttatataaaatatgagacgtaaattaatttaattatattttaaataaaccaaactagcgtcaaaacaatttatagatacggtccaaactcgcgacttagccaggccattgcctaggccacggccaggctacagacaggccacagctaggccacggccaggctacAGCAGGCCAATCCCTACTGTCCAGCCGTCTTAGGACAGTTTCCTAGGCCAAACCACGACAGATATCACCCAAACAAAAGACCCAAGCCCaacatgtacatgtacttgagaCGTTAGCAAAGAGGTTGGTTCAATTTAACATAAAGAAGCCCGTCAAAACAACCCGTCAAAACAGCCCAACAAAACCCAGTTTTCATGGTTCAAAaagctcatttgtgaccgtcttaagacgaaattttaagcatgaagaGAAAAGAATTTTTCACATACAACCAACCCATTACATACATGGATATTCACATGAGACGGAAATCAACTATTTGGTTCAAATCATCCGTGGAATCGACCCCAAAACAGCCCCTAAAAATCATCCATATACAACCTTATATACATAGTTTCTAGACAATTTTTGAAGCcgtcttaagacaaaattttaagcatgaaatgGACGGAATTTCTTACATACAATCGACCCAAATCACACCTATATATGTACACATGACTTGAGCTATCAAATTGACTCGAACCaacaacaaaatcaacctcaAAGTTGAGTCCAAACGGTCCCGGTCGACCCCCTTTTCACGGTTTCCACAACCATTTTTGAGACCGTCAAAACAGGCCGAAAAACAAGCTGTAACAGGCCATCAAAATAGTCCCCAAAGCAGGCCAAAACTGAATACTAAAACAGGCCGTGACCGACTCAAAAACTGACCACACAACACGCCAAACCAGGACCACAAAAAGGCGGCGAACAAGCCAAAACGAGCTGATTTTTGTAACGTCTCTTTCATTCTTCAATTTGTAacaaatttggttgaggaaaCATAAAAGTAAAAGATAAGAACTCGTTGTCTTAAATTTCCTCAACCATGATTTCTTTATAATCACAGCATCCAAACTAATCGACTATACAAACTACCTCCAACTTAATTGAACTGATATCCCATCTCACCGAAAGACAAATATACTGAGTAcaaaatatataattaataaTATATGTAAGTAATACCAACCAACAATAATATACCGTCATTAAAATTTCAGcacataaataaattaaacaaataacaATTAGCAAATATGCacacaaccccgaacaataatataataataggatcggtagaatcgtgttaccttaaacgccccttattcttcgaataaatggtccacaaggcacgagcctcaccccgggtcttcgaatccttcataaaagggcaagaaaacggaataaagaagctaaaagacgacacttttataagacggcgaaagacgaaaccactacaaaaaggagactttcttaccttaaaaggaggaggaaggaaaggggtaaagaatggtacaaaaattatcgaatttggttgagaatggaggcgggatctgaggttttAAGGTCGGGATGAAAACGAATGGTGATGGAGTTGGTTGGTTTGTTGTTCTTggtaaaacgaaaaagaaaagggaagaagcaGGGAGGTGGGGATGGGAGgcagtacaacaacaacaataaaataataataataataataatgagacaccagctagcttgctagctactaattatacgtacgtttcttcatcgttaagtaatttcgttcgtttttaaaaccgcctcgagttaataaaatcggtttttagtaaaagtttcagtaataaaacggaattaataataaataaatttaatgagtgaaaataaaataaactcagctagataacggaaataatacgatatcagcttgaatcggaattattagcgatttttacgaaactaacggatattaataaaaattgctattttagtgaaataagctcaaaatagctaattgactcggttttgttcccaaaatccatctcgggttcacttaaaacaactttcataaggactcgtaaagaaacggaaattattaaataaataaacccgaactaactttaaataaacttattaatgattattaaaattaacgtatcgaattatgatgaaattaattaattagcctgagaaaataaatatataaatcgttaaccaaCGTAATTNNNNNNNNNNNNNNNNNNNNNNNNNNNNNNNNNNNNNNNNNNNNNNNNNNNNNNNNNNNNNNNNNNNNNNNNNNNNNNNNNNNNNNNNNNNNNNNNNNNNNNNNNNNNNNNNNNNNNNNNNNNNNNNNNNNNNNNNNNNNNNNNNNNNNNNNNNNNNNNNNNNNNNNNNNNNNNNNNNNNNNNNNNNNNNNNNNNNNNNNNNNNNNNNNNNNNNNNNNNNNNNNNNNNNNNNNNNNNNNNNNNNNNNNNNNNNNNNNNNNNNNNNNNNNNNNNNNNNNNNNNNNNNNNNNNNNNNNNNNNNNNNNNNNNNNNNNNNNNNNNNNNNNNNNNNNNNNNNNNNNNNNNNNNNNNNNNNNNNNNNNNNNNNNNNNNNNNNNNNNNNNNNNNNNNNNNNNNNNNNNNNNNNNNNNNNNNNNNNNNNNNNNNNNNNNNNNNNNNNNNNNNNNNNNNNNNNNNNNNNNNNNNNNNNNNNNNNNNNNNNNNNNNNNNNNNNNNNNNttaggttttgaaaaagtgatttagaataatgacaacaaagcttatataccttaatcgcataattaacaaaacccgagaaaactccccgtaaaaccggacactcgatcgggtagctaaggtactcgatcgagtacccccttactcgatcgagtacccaacaggtcagaaacttttctaaaacgcaacttacccttactcgacagagtaaggcctactcgatagagtaccccaagacttataaatacggagtattacatgctGCCTTGATACTTATTCTCCCTGGAATACCCAATGATTCAATCCAATTGGCACGTTCAATAATCTATTCTGATCAGAGAGGGGACAGTAAAAGGAAACAAAAACAGAAAAGTCAGTAAACTAGGAACTTCTATTATTGTCCAACATGACAATCCTTTGAAGTTTTCAATACTAcaagttgtagatacctcatttctgcacctctcgcaaaccacccggtaatgattgggccgcatgtttggtacgcggaacgatttgtgacaattcgtaagattatcgtcaagtgattgctcaaatattaatgtctacctcttagttgtcatctacgtgccgatacggtcgttttgacagtaattaaagtacatttggggtccgggcctaaaaccgtctccattttctgataaccgttaaatcccgagtcaaaatgttctggaatgttccggatatttctattccatatttcacaatctttatcttttggtaaacaatttcccgtaatattcacataagatattaaggaaaaccgaattattccgtcctaccataacttaaacacggaaatctttcttccgcagaggaaaccccttgggaacagacgcagcaggtgctgcgcctcttccaagagacgcagtgactgctgcgcctcttcccaggtccttttctgcgtaattttcgtatctttttcatatctttccgagattcacttccaaagagtctccgaaaccctaattctttcacgtgattagtataaataggagccttttctcctcatatttctcacgcgagtgtccgcccttctcttctccctttgcattctagacctttgttcttactttttggcgtctacgtccttgaacattcgaccacgtaagctcggatccttctgagtaccagcctcgtttgcatgaccgaccagcttgaccaactacacatcaatcaacttaattaatctaatcgttttcctcttacgagggcactttctttgcattcgcgtcgagcatcactaatcgatatcttagtccttctcgtttcgtcaacatgtaagtctgagggtgtaaatctctcttttatttattttattttaattattgtatcactattgtaaggtttatgtcgaaaatacctcattaaaaccgatttctaaaccatgttttaaaacctctttttacggttTTTAAGActaacgtcgagaaaggacgcaacaatcgctgcgcctcttgaaggagcgcagcactgttgcgcctcttcgtgagggccgccgcagattctcgcttcctttcttcttccttcgtcctctgtaaactcATTCGTTGTTTGCTTTTTAcctgtttgttctttaattcttcgtcataatagtctgatatttcacatgtatattaattatcattcattagcacataattcatcataaattcgacttaaatcccaagtaatcaatatttgcgggttttcgtcattaaactcaattcgggttttagagattcaattcatcaatattgagtttctggaattcatcattgacatatttatatctgttatttgtcatatctattatatattcgtcattaatccgttgtatttaacctaattaattggtTTAGTTTGTTAACTTGTTAATAATTCTTATTAATCttatattaattcgtttaattccgtttcatccatgttttattgttttatgacccttaatcacatgtaaataatccactaatcactttcatccgagtaaataatttaatcaatcattaaattcaccaacgagtattaacaacacgcaattccggctccACGGCCCGAGTCGGAGTCAGAACAGACGCATCTGGTCCgcgcctattcaaaggacgcACTCTCGCCTGCGCCTATTCCgcgttgaattctgtccctgaactccgtggttgccttgacctagtttaattagcttacatttaattaactattaatcgtattatcatcttctgatctgttcgtaattttattcctttattctttttcttaaattatccgttttaaaggtattttcgacataaatcgcctaatccaatgtaattattgtaattttcattattataattttcttttgttgtatttatcattatttcttgtatcatttgtatgttttcacatgtaattgaacttaaatcctacttcgacctaattgtttgctaaattaattgttcaccgacttagtattaattctcacattctaggattaaaacttggatgttgcattgcatgcatataatcgacgatatatcgagtacgaataacttccctaatcattagtagaggccgctatcgaggcgggcgggattaggtgttcgattaaaagagcttcctaatacgtaccctcaccccttactccagatatctgtgaacacccgtgttcattggcatccacgagagtcattctagacatagaatgctaagggtaacgattgcttagtgttcatgtcactactttgtgtcttgacatgacacgaggtattcgaacggttccaatttcccataaaaattggtggcgactccatacaaaatgcaaacgcttgtttctcctctctcccaagcgcccccgtgggcccccgctgtccacacaagtTTTCATTTGTACGCAAACCAACAAGACAATCCTTCCGCAATTTAGAGTTAGATAGTACATACTTTTTTAGAAGTTTTTACATACTACTAAGCCTGAAGCAATACTGTAATACAGCTTACACTTTTACTGAGTGAAATCAAACTGAAAATCACTTTGAATGACTCGACTCGGGCAATTTCTACTATCATGATGAGTCATTTCACCGCAAGCACGACAATTCCTAAGAGGCTTTGCATTTTCTTGTACTGCTTTTTCCTtacttgaagtaatccgtcttccCGATCCCTTATTCTTGCACTTTTCTGGTGGTAGAACACTAGCTTCAGTGGGAATTTTTGACCCAATAAGCATCTCAATTTCAGCTTTCTTGTTTTTTGACTTCCCACGTTTAACTGAAATCATCAATTTCTCATTGAAACTGCGAAGAAGTTCAAGCAGCTCATCACCAAGTTCCTCATTATCCTCAACAAGCAAAACCAAAGTAAATACTTCCGACCACAATTCACTTATCTTGCTTTGGTGGTTTTCTACCGACAGACAATCAGCTAGGAGTGTTGTTCCAACAACATTAAAAATAGGACGGAAGGTTGTACATTTGCTCCATCTGTCTAATAGATACTCCCTAGGTGTATCATCAAACCCTCTATTCTTCAACACCCACAAAATATGCTTACAAAGTAACCCGATTCTTTCAAACATTTTACACGAACAAGAAAACTTGTTACCACTTAAATCAACTGTGTATACCTTGTCTTTCTCACGGTCCATTATTGATATATGGTCATTGTAGTCTTCAATTGTCCTCGGTGAAAGACCACAAGTAAAACATGCAGCTTGGAGTTCTTGTTGGAATTCATAAAACATAGTTGTTGTGTAAAATTCAGCAGTTTTCTTTGCTAAAAGGAGAGGTGTTGATAATTTTGGAGAAGAGTTTTTATCATCAGTTGTCACCTTTGAATATTTCCATCTCTGAGT
This sequence is a window from Silene latifolia isolate original U9 population chromosome 8, ASM4854445v1, whole genome shotgun sequence. Protein-coding genes within it:
- the LOC141594979 gene encoding protein FAR1-RELATED SEQUENCE 5-like, encoding MDTQRWKYSKVTTDDKNSSPKLSTPLLLAKKTAEFYTTTMFYEFQQELQAACFTCGLSPRTIEDYNDHISIMDREKDKVYTVDLSGNKFSCSCKMFERIGLLCKHILWVLKNRGFDDTPREYLLDRWSKCTTFRPIFNVVGTTLLADCLSVENHQSKISELWSEVFTLVLLVEDNEELGDELLELLRSFNEKLMISVKRGKSKNKKAEIEMLIGSKIPTEASVLPPEKCKNKGSGRRITSSKEKAVQENAKPLRNCRACGEMTHHDSRNCPSRVIQSDFQFDFTQ